In Silene latifolia isolate original U9 population chromosome X, ASM4854445v1, whole genome shotgun sequence, the following proteins share a genomic window:
- the LOC141620357 gene encoding uncharacterized protein LOC141620357, whose protein sequence is MGVGVDPACFLCANGDENHHHLFYACCYSIQCFTLIQQALHIQLQPEDLHVWYNRSHGGTKLQKRLVCAIYVAVIYGIWKARNKARVSDVVIRPAFLVNHILKDALSRFWARNRGKLTRKKEDWLASISN, encoded by the coding sequence ATGGGGGTTGGAGTGGATCCTGCTTGTTTTCTGTGTGCTAATGGAGATGAAAACCATCATCACTTGTTTTATGCttgctgctatagtattcaatgCTTTACTCTGATTCAGCAGGCTCTACATATTCAATTACAGCCTGAAGATTTGCACGTATGGTATAACAGGAGTCATGGAGGGACTAAACTTCAGAAAAGATTGGTGTGTGCTATCTATGTTGCAGTGATATATGGAATTTGGAAAGCTAGGAACAAAGCTAGAGTTTCTGATGTTGTGATTCGCCCTGCATTCCTGGTCAATCATATTTTGAAGGATGCACTGAGTCGGTTCTGGGCAAGGAATAGAGGAAAGTTAACAAGGAAGAAAGAAGATTGGTTAGCAAGTATTAGTAACTGA